The following proteins are encoded in a genomic region of Dyadobacter sp. UC 10:
- a CDS encoding sulfatase family protein, with protein MKKQLAKILLLIFVLAGSCVKTAAAQAPNIIFIIGDDISWDDIGAYGNKKIKTPNLDKLAKDGLRFTNMYLTASSCSPSRSSILTGRYPHNTGAAELHAPLPAHLKYFPELLKQQGYFSALVGKWHEGPNTRRAYDTLLVDRKANGEGGELQWNNLLKARPKDKPFFFWLAPFDAHRPWSAKTDGSQHNPESDVIVPPTLVDTKETRQDLAFYYNEISQLDRYVGELRQELERQGIAENTLIIFTADNGRPFPGSKTRLYDAGVKTPFIVSWPAGIKGGQVCESLISSIDIAPTLLELAGVKPAETIQGTSFAALFKSPEKAFRKYVFAEHNWHDYAAYERSVRSKDFLYIINKRPDWDNAGPIDANQSPSAKALKATKASGKLTVLQNDALLKPRPAEEFFDNQKDPLQMKNEVTNKAYAAHVSELRRILKQWQDETGDTEPANLTPDWYDRETGEPTASKDKRGEMPGAAKKADHIHLKGPF; from the coding sequence TTGAAAAAACAACTTGCAAAAATCCTGTTGCTGATTTTCGTACTTGCCGGCAGCTGCGTTAAAACAGCTGCCGCGCAGGCACCTAACATTATTTTCATAATCGGCGATGATATCAGTTGGGACGATATCGGGGCTTACGGAAATAAAAAGATCAAAACGCCGAACCTCGACAAGCTGGCAAAAGACGGGCTGCGGTTTACCAATATGTACCTCACAGCCAGCTCGTGCAGCCCGAGCCGGAGCAGCATTCTCACGGGGCGTTATCCGCATAATACCGGAGCGGCCGAGCTGCACGCACCTTTGCCGGCGCATTTGAAATATTTCCCGGAATTGCTCAAACAGCAGGGTTACTTTTCTGCGTTGGTCGGGAAATGGCACGAAGGCCCGAACACGCGGAGGGCTTACGATACGCTGCTGGTGGACCGGAAAGCCAATGGCGAAGGCGGCGAATTGCAATGGAACAATCTGCTGAAAGCCAGGCCGAAAGATAAACCATTCTTCTTCTGGCTCGCGCCATTTGATGCGCACCGGCCCTGGTCTGCGAAGACCGATGGCTCGCAGCACAATCCTGAAAGTGACGTTATTGTCCCGCCGACGCTGGTGGACACGAAGGAAACGCGGCAGGATCTGGCTTTTTACTACAATGAGATTTCACAGCTGGACAGGTATGTCGGCGAGTTGCGGCAGGAGCTGGAAAGGCAGGGAATTGCAGAAAACACACTCATTATCTTCACAGCCGACAACGGCAGACCGTTTCCGGGCAGCAAAACGCGGCTGTACGATGCGGGTGTAAAAACGCCATTTATCGTGAGCTGGCCTGCCGGGATCAAAGGCGGGCAGGTTTGTGAAAGTCTGATCAGCAGCATTGATATTGCCCCTACGTTACTGGAATTGGCGGGCGTCAAACCTGCGGAAACGATCCAGGGTACCAGCTTTGCGGCGCTGTTTAAATCGCCGGAAAAAGCATTTCGCAAATACGTTTTTGCCGAACATAACTGGCACGATTACGCGGCCTACGAACGCTCGGTGCGGAGTAAGGATTTTTTGTATATCATTAATAAAAGACCTGATTGGGACAATGCAGGTCCGATCGACGCCAACCAAAGTCCTTCCGCCAAAGCACTGAAAGCCACAAAAGCGAGCGGTAAGCTGACCGTTTTGCAAAACGACGCGCTGCTCAAGCCTCGGCCCGCGGAGGAGTTTTTCGATAACCAAAAAGATCCGCTGCAAATGAAAAACGAAGTCACCAACAAAGCTTACGCCGCCCATGTAAGCGAGCTCCGGCGCATTCTCAAGCAATGGCAGGACGAAACCGGCGACACGGAACCTGCAAACCTCACGCCCGACTGGTACGACCGCGAAACCGGCGAGCCGACAGCCAGCAAAGACAAACGCGGTGAAATGCCGGGAGCCGCCAAAAAAGCAGATCACATTCATCTTAAAGGCCCTTTTTAA
- a CDS encoding RagB/SusD family nutrient uptake outer membrane protein: MKLFKKHIFYILAALSAISCSESELDQYPETRLSEGNFYTTEAQIVQAVNDVYRQLNRSYAASGLVDLYGELYSDNTYIEFSGGSTTFEDDIKAFRIQPNNGPIQTAWNNSYNSVYICNNAISQLEKTTVQFGNPALKDRLKAEATFIRSLIFFNMVRVWGDIPMPLKVVSADESYTYLREKKETIYQQIIADLKASKAALPEKYAGADVGRITKYAATAILAKVYLTIGDKTNAAKELKEIIDSHVYSLDANQDGKVNSADYAFNFAPGTKNSKESILELQFLAGQNAVNSNYQQTYTPYHWAFHLPGSSETFRGSGLNSPTPDLTNEFEAADTVRRNVSVYPGYVNLETGAFVKYPFTQKYYDPNWRYPGQNVELVRYADVLLSYSEATGDASYLNQVRERVGLPGYGKTGYPDKYSTLALAIEHERRTELCFEFHRFFDLVRTGRAVEVLKSKGFNITESKLLFPIPQSAIDVNPGLTQNSY; this comes from the coding sequence ATGAAGCTTTTTAAAAAACATATATTTTACATTCTCGCCGCATTATCAGCCATTTCGTGCAGCGAAAGCGAGTTGGACCAGTATCCGGAAACGCGGCTTTCGGAAGGGAATTTTTACACCACAGAGGCGCAGATCGTGCAGGCTGTAAACGATGTGTACCGGCAACTGAACCGTTCTTATGCAGCCAGCGGGCTGGTGGATCTGTACGGCGAGCTTTACTCGGACAATACGTATATTGAGTTTTCGGGCGGCTCGACCACTTTCGAGGATGATATCAAAGCATTCAGGATCCAGCCGAACAATGGTCCGATCCAGACTGCGTGGAACAATAGCTATAACTCGGTTTATATCTGCAACAATGCGATCAGTCAGCTTGAAAAAACGACCGTACAGTTTGGCAATCCGGCATTGAAAGACCGCCTGAAAGCAGAAGCTACATTCATCCGCTCGCTCATCTTTTTTAATATGGTCCGGGTTTGGGGAGATATTCCAATGCCGCTGAAAGTAGTGAGTGCCGACGAAAGTTATACGTACCTGCGGGAGAAAAAGGAGACGATTTATCAGCAGATCATCGCCGACCTGAAAGCCAGCAAAGCGGCATTGCCCGAAAAATACGCGGGTGCCGATGTGGGCAGGATTACGAAATACGCGGCAACTGCGATTCTGGCAAAAGTATACCTGACGATCGGCGACAAAACCAACGCGGCAAAAGAACTGAAAGAGATCATCGACAGCCATGTATATTCGCTCGATGCGAATCAGGACGGAAAAGTCAACAGCGCCGACTATGCATTCAACTTTGCGCCGGGTACCAAAAATTCAAAGGAATCGATCCTGGAATTGCAGTTTCTGGCCGGACAAAATGCGGTGAACAGCAATTACCAGCAAACCTACACACCTTACCACTGGGCTTTTCACCTGCCCGGCAGCTCCGAAACTTTCCGTGGCAGCGGGCTGAACAGTCCCACGCCCGACCTGACGAATGAGTTTGAAGCGGCTGATACGGTGCGCAGGAATGTATCGGTATATCCCGGTTATGTGAACCTGGAAACCGGCGCGTTTGTGAAGTATCCATTTACACAAAAATATTACGACCCAAACTGGCGATACCCGGGCCAGAATGTGGAGCTGGTGCGGTATGCGGACGTTCTGCTTTCGTACTCGGAAGCCACCGGGGACGCTTCTTATCTCAACCAGGTGCGGGAACGTGTCGGGCTGCCGGGCTATGGAAAAACGGGTTACCCTGATAAATATTCGACGCTCGCGCTCGCCATTGAACATGAGAGACGGACAGAATTATGCTTTGAGTTTCACCGGTTCTTTGATCTGGTTCGCACGGGCCGCGCGGTGGAGGTTCTGAAGTCAAAAGGATTCAACATTACCGAAAGCAAGTTGCTGTTCCCGATACCGCAGAGTGCCATTGACGTAAATCCGGGGCTGACGCAGAACAGTTATTAA
- a CDS encoding SusC/RagA family TonB-linked outer membrane protein, whose amino-acid sequence MVTKLPSPGIVRSYLAILLVAIMSSLGASAQTFTIKGKVVSPTDLSGAPGINVILKNTTNGTTTNADGAYEIQAPEGGVLVFSGIGYRSGEVAINGRSTIDITLEVDTKQLNEIVVVGYGTQKKSDVTGAVGSVKMDREITSRPIVELGQALYGKIPGVQVLSSNGRPGTSSTIQIRGINSVSASSSPLIVIDGMPIPNYDLNLLSAGDIESMEVLKDASSAAIYGSRGANGVILITTKSGKEGRTKFSVNYSYGIQKVIDRIAVMNSREYAQASIDAAQNGWIESGGDPAAPNTIEARKQYKYTWPTAFDNPENLQDTDWQDVVFRTAPMQKIELNASGGNAKTNFIVSAGYVKQKGIVIHSDYKKYTFNIKASSQIKKWLQVGGMLNVAYDHENEPYNRTVEWAVQYPTIYPVYGNNGFLGAPANTPGFEKYDAILFRPKNGHPLYQITDDIQHRQFNNLGNVFAQIDFLPGLRFRSSLNFFYNRIDNNNYQAVDHNLGPTYYTEGIMTVNQSRTLNYTSQNLLTYDKTFKEHAFSALAGMEYNNNEYYYTNQERRGYDNDLIKALSAGKTVFQAEDDKNRSILISYFSRLNYTFKGRYLLSASIRRDGSSRFGPNNKWGVFPSVSGGWVVSDESFLSSVKPLNNLKLRASYGFTGNDRFADYKWIGAMSQGRVAFGNNLGTTYYPGSITNPDLEWERTQQFNAGLDLGLFSNRIVLEADYYISKSDGLLLDVPVPIVSGFNSVFKNIGKLQNKGLELNLTTHNLKGAVGWTSQLNFSRNRNKLLALGKDNAPMIYQPGFGMESINQVGQPIFSFYGYQYDGVYMNQGQIDSDPSHYASAKPGDGRYVDINGDGVLNAKDRTIIGNYAPDFIWGFTNNLTYKGFDLSVLIQGVQGSDVYDNNIHRSMLYHEGRNYYKEMTNRWRSEQEPGDGYHYKLTVDLDGYEKTASSYWIVDGSYFRVKSLTAGYTFPSGILSKLNLESLRIYVNGQNLFTHKNAPVFDPENFNGSATSATARGVTHSPYPSAKVYTFGVNIGF is encoded by the coding sequence ATGGTTACAAAATTACCATCACCCGGGATCGTCAGATCCTATTTGGCAATATTGCTGGTGGCAATCATGTCCTCCCTCGGCGCTTCCGCCCAAACATTCACCATTAAAGGCAAAGTCGTTTCTCCGACCGACCTCTCCGGCGCACCGGGGATCAATGTGATTTTGAAAAACACGACCAATGGAACCACCACCAATGCCGACGGCGCTTACGAAATACAGGCGCCGGAAGGCGGTGTACTGGTGTTTTCAGGGATCGGTTACAGGTCGGGCGAGGTGGCCATTAACGGCCGCTCTACCATCGATATTACGCTGGAAGTGGATACGAAGCAGCTCAATGAAATTGTGGTTGTGGGCTACGGAACGCAGAAAAAAAGCGACGTGACCGGCGCAGTAGGTTCCGTGAAAATGGACCGGGAAATTACGAGCAGGCCCATTGTGGAGCTGGGTCAGGCGTTGTACGGGAAAATTCCGGGCGTGCAGGTTTTGTCCAGCAATGGCCGGCCGGGTACTTCTTCCACGATCCAGATCAGGGGGATCAACTCGGTCTCGGCCAGCAGCTCGCCGCTGATCGTGATCGACGGAATGCCAATCCCGAACTACGATCTGAACCTGCTGAGTGCGGGAGATATCGAGTCCATGGAAGTTTTGAAAGATGCTTCTTCGGCGGCTATTTATGGTTCGCGCGGCGCGAATGGGGTGATTTTGATTACGACCAAAAGCGGGAAAGAAGGCAGGACCAAATTCAGCGTCAACTATTCGTACGGTATCCAGAAAGTGATCGACCGCATTGCCGTAATGAACTCGCGCGAGTATGCCCAGGCTTCCATCGACGCGGCACAAAATGGCTGGATCGAAAGCGGCGGCGACCCGGCTGCACCTAATACGATCGAAGCCCGCAAACAATATAAGTACACCTGGCCTACGGCATTCGATAACCCCGAAAATTTGCAGGATACTGACTGGCAGGACGTCGTTTTCAGGACTGCGCCCATGCAGAAAATCGAGCTGAATGCGAGTGGCGGCAATGCGAAAACAAACTTCATCGTTTCGGCGGGTTATGTGAAGCAAAAAGGCATTGTGATCCATTCGGATTACAAAAAATACACCTTCAACATCAAAGCCAGCTCGCAGATCAAAAAGTGGTTGCAAGTGGGCGGAATGCTCAATGTGGCTTACGATCACGAGAATGAGCCTTATAACCGGACGGTAGAATGGGCGGTGCAATACCCGACCATTTACCCGGTTTACGGAAACAATGGCTTCCTGGGCGCGCCTGCGAATACACCAGGTTTTGAGAAGTACGACGCGATTTTATTCCGTCCGAAAAACGGCCACCCGCTTTATCAGATCACAGACGACATTCAGCACAGGCAGTTCAACAACCTCGGAAATGTCTTTGCGCAGATCGATTTTCTGCCCGGCCTGCGTTTCAGATCGTCGCTTAATTTCTTCTATAACCGCATTGATAACAACAACTATCAGGCGGTTGACCATAACCTCGGGCCGACGTATTATACAGAGGGAATTATGACGGTAAACCAATCGCGCACACTGAATTACACCTCGCAGAACCTGCTTACCTACGACAAAACCTTCAAGGAACATGCGTTCTCCGCACTTGCCGGGATGGAGTATAATAACAATGAATATTACTACACCAACCAGGAAAGGCGGGGTTACGACAATGACCTGATCAAGGCACTGAGCGCTGGAAAGACTGTTTTTCAGGCAGAGGATGACAAGAATAGAAGCATCCTGATCTCCTATTTTTCACGTCTGAATTACACATTCAAAGGCAGGTATTTGCTATCTGCCAGCATTCGGCGTGATGGTTCTTCTCGTTTTGGGCCAAATAATAAATGGGGCGTATTCCCGTCGGTTTCCGGCGGCTGGGTCGTTTCGGACGAAAGCTTTTTAAGCTCCGTAAAACCATTGAACAACCTGAAACTGCGCGCGAGCTACGGCTTCACGGGGAACGACCGTTTTGCTGACTACAAATGGATCGGCGCGATGTCGCAGGGAAGGGTCGCGTTTGGCAATAACCTGGGCACGACTTACTATCCGGGCAGCATTACCAACCCGGACCTGGAATGGGAGCGCACGCAGCAATTCAATGCAGGACTTGATCTGGGTTTGTTCAGCAACCGCATTGTGCTGGAAGCCGACTACTACATTTCAAAATCCGACGGGCTGCTGCTGGACGTACCGGTGCCCATTGTTTCAGGTTTTAACAGTGTTTTCAAAAACATCGGCAAGCTTCAAAACAAAGGACTTGAACTCAATCTGACCACACATAACCTCAAAGGCGCGGTCGGCTGGACTTCGCAGCTGAATTTCTCGCGCAACCGCAATAAATTACTCGCATTGGGCAAAGACAATGCGCCGATGATCTACCAGCCGGGCTTTGGGATGGAGTCGATCAACCAGGTCGGTCAGCCGATTTTCAGCTTCTACGGTTACCAGTATGATGGCGTGTACATGAACCAGGGCCAGATCGACTCCGATCCGTCGCATTATGCATCCGCCAAGCCGGGCGACGGGCGGTATGTGGATATCAACGGCGATGGTGTGCTGAATGCGAAAGACCGAACGATCATCGGTAACTATGCGCCGGATTTTATCTGGGGTTTTACCAATAACCTGACTTACAAAGGGTTTGATCTCAGCGTGTTGATCCAGGGTGTGCAGGGTAGCGACGTGTATGACAACAACATTCACCGCTCCATGCTGTACCACGAAGGCCGGAATTACTACAAGGAAATGACCAACCGCTGGCGGTCGGAGCAGGAGCCGGGCGACGGTTACCATTATAAACTGACGGTGGATCTGGACGGTTATGAGAAAACGGCTTCGAGTTACTGGATTGTGGATGGTTCCTATTTCCGGGTGAAAAGTCTGACAGCCGGCTATACATTCCCGTCCGGGATTTTATCCAAACTGAACCTGGAATCGCTGCGGATTTACGTGAACGGACAAAATCTTTTTACGCATAAAAACGCACCGGTTTTTGATCCCGAAAACTTTAACGGCAGCGCGACCAGTGCCACTGCGCGCGGCGTAACGCATTCTCCGTATCCTTCGGCAAAGGTTTACACATTCGGCGTGAACATTGGTTTTTAA